One segment of Danio aesculapii chromosome 3, fDanAes4.1, whole genome shotgun sequence DNA contains the following:
- the atp5mf gene encoding ATP synthase subunit f, mitochondrial, with product MADKAVALAEKRLMDVKLGQLPAWLGTRDFTPNGVVRGIRGGYDRYYNKYINVKKGGIGGIAMFLAGYVILSYAWEYDHIKHDRWRKYH from the exons ATGGCGGATAAAGCAG TGGCCCTGGCCGAGAAGAGGCTTATGGACGTGAAGCTCGGGCAACTGCCAGCTTGGCTCGGAACAAGAGACTTCACACCAAATGGAGTTGTTAGAGGAATTCGTGGAG GCTATGACAGATattacaacaaatacatcaatgtGAAGAAAGGTGGCATTGGTGGAATTGCCATGTTCCTTGCTGGTTACGTTATCCTGAGCTACGCCTGGGAATACGACCACATCA AGCACGACAGGTGGAGGAAGTACCACTGA